The Streptococcus mitis region TGTGGATAAAACTTGGTAACATTGTGGATTATTTTTCACAGCTTGTGGAAAATTCTTGCTATCTATGGTAAAATAAATCTAGCATTAAACTTTTAAATAGTAAAGGAGGAGAAAGGATTGAAAGAAAAACAATTTTGGAATCGTATATTAGAATTTGCACAAGAAAGACTAACTCGATCCATGTATGATTTCTATGCTATTCAAGCTGAACTCATTAAGGTAGAGGAAAATGTTGCCACTATATTTTTACCACGATCTGAAATGGAAATGGTCTGGGAAAAACAACTAAAAGATATCATTGTAGTAGCTGGTTTTGAAATTTATGATGCTGAAATAACTCCCCACTATATTTTCACCAAGCCTCAAGATACGATTATCCCACAAGTTGAAGAAGCTCCAAATTCAACTCTCTATGACTATAGTCCAAAGTTAGCATCTATTCCTTATTCGGATACTGGATTAAAAGAAAAGTATACCTTTGATAATTTTATCCAAGGGGATGGAAATGTTTGGGCAGTATCAGCAGCCTTGGCTGTCTCTGAAGATTTGGCCTTGACCTATAATCCTCTTTTTATCTATGGAGGACCTGGGCTTGGTAAGACTCACTTACTCAATGCCATTGGGAATGAGATTTTGAAAAATATTCCTGATGCGCGTGTAAAGTACATCCCTGCTGAAAGCTTTATCAACGACTTTCTTGAACACCTGAGACTGGGTGAAATGGATAAGTTCAAAAAGACCTATCGTAGTCTCGATCTCTTGTTAATTGATGATATTCAATCGCTGAGTGGAAAAAAAGTTGCAACTCAGGAAGAATTTTTCAATACTTTCAATGTTCTCCATAACAATCAAAAACAAATTGTTCTGACTAGTGATCGTAGTCCTAAACACTTAGAGGGCCTTGAAGAAAGGCTTGTCACGCGCTTTAGCTGGGGCTTGACGCAAAACATCACACCACCTGACTTTGAAACACGTATCGCCATTTTACAAAGTAAAACAGAGCATTTAGACTACCATTTCCAAAGTGATACCCTAGAATACCTAGCTGGTCAATTTGATTCAAACGTCCGAGAACTTGAAGGAGCAATCAACGACATCACTTTAATTGCCCGAGTGAAGAAGATTAAGGATATCACTATCGATATCGCTGCAGAGGCTATTCGAGCACGTAAACAAGATATTAGCCAAATGCTCGTCATCCCAATTGATAAAATCCAAAATGAAGTTGGTAACTTTTATGGTGTCAGTGTCAAAGAAATGAAGGGAAGTAGACGTCTTCAAAATATTGTGTTAGCCCGTCAAGTGGCTATGTATTTATCTAGAGAACTAACAGATAATAGTCTTCCAAAAATTGGGAAGGAATTTGGGGGAAAAGATCATACAACAGTCATTCATGCCCATGCCAAAATTAAATCTTTGATTGATGAAGACGATAATTTACGTTTAGAAATTGAATCAATCAAAAAGAAAATTAAATAACTTGTGGATAACTTTTACTTTATTATCTTTTTTATCCACATTTTTTAAACAAACCAAAAAACTTGATATTACTTGTTTAAAGTCTGTTTTCCACAGATTTCACAGACTCTATTATTACTATTATCCTTCTAATACTAAAAATAAATAAAGGAGAATCCATGATTCATTTTTCAATTAATAAAAATTTATTTCTACAAGCCTTAAATACTACTAAGAGAGCTATTAGCTCTAAAAATGCCATTCCTATTTTATCAACCGTCAAAATTGACGTAACCAATGAAGGTGTTACTTTAATTGGTTCAAATGGTCAAATTTCAATTGAAAATTTTATTTCTCAAAAAAATGAAGATGCTGGTTTGTTAATTACTTCTTTAGGTTCGATTCTTCTTGAAGCTTCTTTCTTTATCAATGTAGTATCTAGTCTACCTGATGTGACTCTTGATTTTAAAGAAATTGAACAAAATCAAATTGTTTTAACCAGTGGCAAATCAGAAATTACCTTAAAAGGAAAAGATAGCGAACAATATCCACGAATTCAAGAGATTTCAGCAAGCACTCCTTTAATTCTTGAAACAAAATTACTAAAGAAAATTATCAATGAAACAGCCTTTGCTGCAAGCACACAAGAAAGTCGTCCGATTTTAACAGGTGTTCATTTTGTATTGAGTCAACACAAGGAGCTAAAAACAGTGGCAACAGACTCTCATCGTCTAAGCCAGAAAAAATTAACTCTTGAGAAAAATAGTGATGATTTTGATGTTGTCATTCCTAGCCGTTCTCTACGCGAATTTTCAGCAGTATTTACAGATGATATCGAAACTGTAGAGATTTTCTTTGCTAATAACCAAATCCTCTTTAGAAGCGAAAATATTAGCTTCTACACTCGTCTCCTAGAAGGAAACTACCCTGATACAGATCGTTTGATTCCAACAGACTTTAATACTACTATTACTTTTGATGTTGTAAACTTACGCCAGTCAATGGAACGTGCTCGTCTTTTATCAAGTGCTACTCAAAATGGTACTGTGAAACTTGAAATTAAAGATGGGGTTGTTAGCGCCCATGTTCACTCTCCAGAAGTTGGTAAAGTAAACGAAGAAATCGATACTGATCAGGTTACTGGTGAAGATTTGACTATTAGTTTCAACCCAACTTACTTGATTGATTCACTCAAGGCTTTAAATAGCGAAAAGGTGACCATTAGCTTTATCTCAGCTGTTCGTCCATTTACTCTTGTGCCAGCAGATAATGAAGAGGACTTCATGCAACTTATCACCCCAGTTCGTACAAATTAAGTGAAAGAGGTTGAGCCTAGCTCGCCTCTTTTATGATATAATCGAAAAAGAAAAGGAGAGTAATATGTATCAAGTTGGAAATTTTGTTGAAATGAAAAAACCACATGCTTGCACAATCAAGTCAACAGGAAAAAAAGCTAATCGTTGGGAAATTACACGTGTAGGAGCAGATATCAAAATCAAATGTAGCAATTGTGACCATGTTGTCATGATGGGGCGCTATGATTTTGATCGAAAAATGAATAAAATTATTGACTGAGAACCCTTAGTTAGAGTGTTAGCAAGTTTTCCCTTTTTGTGTTATAATATTAGGGATTGAAATGAAAAGGGAGAATGAGAAAATATGGCTTTAACAGCAGGTATCGTTGGTTTGCCAAACGTTGGTAAATCAACACTATTTAATGCAATTACAAAAGCAGGAGCAGAGGCAGCAAACTACCCATTTGCGACGATTGATCCAAACGTTGGAATGGTAGAAGTTCCAGATGAACGCCTACAAAAACTAACTGAAATGATTACTCCTAAAAAGACAGTTCCAACAACATTTGAATTTACAGATATCGCAGGAATTGTAAAAGGAGCTTCAAAAGGAGAAGGGTTAGGTAATAAATTCTTGGCCAATATCCGTGAAGTAGATGCGATTGTTCACGTAGTTCGTGCTTTTGATGATGAAAATGTCATGCGCGAGCAAGGACGTGAAGATGCCTTTGTGGATCCACTTGCAGATATTGACACCATTAACCTGGAATTGATTCTTGCTGACTTAGAATCGGTTAATAAACGTTATGCGCGTGTAGAAAAGATGGCACGTACGCAAAAAGATAAAGAATCAGTAGCCGAGTTTAATGTTCTTCAAAAGATTAAACCAGTCCTTGAAGATGGGAAATCAGCTCGTACAATCGAGTTTACAGATGAAGAACAAAAAGTTGTCAAAGGTCTCTTCCTTTTGACGACTAAACCAGTGCTCTATGTTGCTAATGTGGACGAGGATGTGGTTTCAGAACCTGACTCTATCGACTATGTTAAACAAATTCGTGAATTTGCAGCGACAGAAAATGCTGAAGTAGTTGTTATTTCTGCGCGTGCTGAGGAAGAAATTTCTGAGTTAGACGATGAAGACAAGCAAGAGTTTCTTGAAGCACTTGGTTTGACAGAATCAGGCGTTGATAAGTTGACTCGTGCAGCTTACCATTTGCTTGGACTGGGAACTTACTTCACAGCTGGTGAAAAAGAGGTTCGCGCTTGGACCTTCAAACGTGGTATGAAGGCTCCTCAAGCAGCTGGTATTATCCACTCAGACTTTGAAAAAGGATTTATTCGTGCAGTAACCATGTCATATGAGGATCTAGTGAAATACGGATCTGAAAAGGCTGTAAAAGAAGCTGGACGCTTGCGTGAAGAAGGAAAAGAATATATCGTTCAAGATGGCGATATTATGGAATTCCGCTTTAATGTCTAAAAAAATTAATGAATAGTGTCAATTAGGTTGGAAAAAAATTCCAACCCTTTTGGCTTTTGAAAGGAAAAATAAATGACCAAATTACTTGTAGGATTAGGAAATCCAGGAGATAAATATTTTGAAACAAAACATAATGTTGGTTTTATGTTGATTGATCAACTAGCGAAGAAGCAGAATGTCACTTTTACACACGATAAGATATTTCAAGCTGATCTAGCATCTTTTTTCTTCAATGGAGAAAAAATTTATCTTGTCAAACCAACGACCTTTATGAATGAAAGTGGAAAAGCAGTTCATGCTTTATTGACTTACTATGGTTTGGATATTGAAGATTTACTCGTCATTTACGACGATCTTGACATGGAAGTTGGAAAGATTCGTTTAAGAGTAAAAGGATCAGCAGGTGGTCATAATGGTATCAAGTCTATTATTCAACATATAGGGACTCAGACCTTTAATCGTGTTAAGATTGGAATCGGAAGACCTAAAAATGGCATGTCGGTTGTTCATCATGTTTTGAGTACATTTGACAAGGATGATTATATCGGTATTTTACAGTCTATTGACAAAGTTGACGATTCTGTAAACTACTATTTACAAGAGAAAAACTTTGAAAAAACGATGCAGAGGTATAACGGATAAATGGTGACCTTATTAGATTTATTCTCAGAAAATGATCAGATAAAAAAATGGAATCAAAGTTTAACAGATAAGAAAAGACAACTAATACTTGGTTTATCAACGTCTACTAAAGCTCTTGCAATTGCAAGTAGTCTAGAAAAAGAAGATAAGATTGTGTTATTGACGTCCACTTATGGAGAAGCAGAAGGACTTGTTAGTGATCTTATCTCTATCTTGGGTGAGGAACTTGTTTATCCATTTTTGGTAGATGATTCCCCTATGGTCGAGTTTTTGATGTCTTCACAAGAAAAAATCATCTCACGGGTTGAAGCCTTACGTTTTTTGACTGATTCATCTAAGAGAGGGATTTTAGTTTGTAATATCGCAGCAAGTCGATTGTTTTTACCTTCTCCGACTGGATTTAAAGAAAGCATTATAAAAATTGTAGTTGGTG contains the following coding sequences:
- the pth gene encoding aminoacyl-tRNA hydrolase; translation: MTKLLVGLGNPGDKYFETKHNVGFMLIDQLAKKQNVTFTHDKIFQADLASFFFNGEKIYLVKPTTFMNESGKAVHALLTYYGLDIEDLLVIYDDLDMEVGKIRLRVKGSAGGHNGIKSIIQHIGTQTFNRVKIGIGRPKNGMSVVHHVLSTFDKDDYIGILQSIDKVDDSVNYYLQEKNFEKTMQRYNG
- the dnaN gene encoding DNA polymerase III subunit beta, producing the protein MIHFSINKNLFLQALNTTKRAISSKNAIPILSTVKIDVTNEGVTLIGSNGQISIENFISQKNEDAGLLITSLGSILLEASFFINVVSSLPDVTLDFKEIEQNQIVLTSGKSEITLKGKDSEQYPRIQEISASTPLILETKLLKKIINETAFAASTQESRPILTGVHFVLSQHKELKTVATDSHRLSQKKLTLEKNSDDFDVVIPSRSLREFSAVFTDDIETVEIFFANNQILFRSENISFYTRLLEGNYPDTDRLIPTDFNTTITFDVVNLRQSMERARLLSSATQNGTVKLEIKDGVVSAHVHSPEVGKVNEEIDTDQVTGEDLTISFNPTYLIDSLKALNSEKVTISFISAVRPFTLVPADNEEDFMQLITPVRTN
- a CDS encoding DUF951 domain-containing protein yields the protein MYQVGNFVEMKKPHACTIKSTGKKANRWEITRVGADIKIKCSNCDHVVMMGRYDFDRKMNKIID
- the dnaA gene encoding chromosomal replication initiator protein DnaA, whose protein sequence is MKEKQFWNRILEFAQERLTRSMYDFYAIQAELIKVEENVATIFLPRSEMEMVWEKQLKDIIVVAGFEIYDAEITPHYIFTKPQDTIIPQVEEAPNSTLYDYSPKLASIPYSDTGLKEKYTFDNFIQGDGNVWAVSAALAVSEDLALTYNPLFIYGGPGLGKTHLLNAIGNEILKNIPDARVKYIPAESFINDFLEHLRLGEMDKFKKTYRSLDLLLIDDIQSLSGKKVATQEEFFNTFNVLHNNQKQIVLTSDRSPKHLEGLEERLVTRFSWGLTQNITPPDFETRIAILQSKTEHLDYHFQSDTLEYLAGQFDSNVRELEGAINDITLIARVKKIKDITIDIAAEAIRARKQDISQMLVIPIDKIQNEVGNFYGVSVKEMKGSRRLQNIVLARQVAMYLSRELTDNSLPKIGKEFGGKDHTTVIHAHAKIKSLIDEDDNLRLEIESIKKKIK
- the ychF gene encoding redox-regulated ATPase YchF, whose product is MALTAGIVGLPNVGKSTLFNAITKAGAEAANYPFATIDPNVGMVEVPDERLQKLTEMITPKKTVPTTFEFTDIAGIVKGASKGEGLGNKFLANIREVDAIVHVVRAFDDENVMREQGREDAFVDPLADIDTINLELILADLESVNKRYARVEKMARTQKDKESVAEFNVLQKIKPVLEDGKSARTIEFTDEEQKVVKGLFLLTTKPVLYVANVDEDVVSEPDSIDYVKQIREFAATENAEVVVISARAEEEISELDDEDKQEFLEALGLTESGVDKLTRAAYHLLGLGTYFTAGEKEVRAWTFKRGMKAPQAAGIIHSDFEKGFIRAVTMSYEDLVKYGSEKAVKEAGRLREEGKEYIVQDGDIMEFRFNV